The following coding sequences lie in one Solirubrobacterales bacterium genomic window:
- a CDS encoding AMP-binding protein, whose amino-acid sequence MNFIEDVLERFPASKPALVAISRDGERRVWAFGELIARSAGLSGAFAARGVDRGAVVMIVVGNRMEWVLAMLACWRMGAIALPCSTQLRRRDIELRVRAANAVLCVAEEETLGELPEGLPTMTMSDVAMVMDEERPQEPPVDPADLGPDDGALIVFTSGTTGEPRGAVHSQRYLPGQRAQARHWLGAREGELVWCTTASGWSKSARNAFVAPWLCGAAAMIHDARFDPAERLELIEQERVNVLCQTPTEYRMLATQAQLRPLPGLRRVVSAGEPLNAEAIEAFRETVGRDISDGYGQTETGHLTGNLAGDPIREGSMGKPLPGFRIRVSDGELEVHVPSCPTFFRRYLDEEPFVGEWWATGDLVTQDDDGYLTFEGRRDDLILSSGYRIGPFEVESALLSHPAVAEAAAVSAPDPERGAVVRAIVVLDGAEPSDDLVRELQDHCKRVAAPYKFPRIVEFADRLPRTTSGKIKRAALRAAGSPSP is encoded by the coding sequence GTGAACTTCATCGAGGACGTGCTGGAGCGGTTCCCGGCCTCGAAGCCGGCCCTGGTGGCGATCTCACGCGACGGCGAGCGTCGAGTGTGGGCATTCGGGGAGCTGATCGCGCGCAGCGCCGGGCTGTCGGGGGCATTCGCCGCCCGTGGCGTCGACCGCGGCGCCGTGGTGATGATCGTGGTCGGCAACCGAATGGAGTGGGTGCTGGCGATGCTGGCCTGCTGGCGAATGGGAGCGATCGCCTTGCCCTGCAGCACGCAGCTTCGGCGCCGTGACATCGAGCTCCGTGTACGGGCCGCGAACGCCGTCCTCTGCGTTGCCGAGGAGGAGACGCTCGGTGAGCTTCCGGAGGGCCTGCCGACGATGACCATGTCGGACGTGGCCATGGTGATGGACGAGGAGCGTCCCCAGGAGCCACCCGTGGACCCGGCCGACCTGGGTCCCGACGACGGCGCCCTGATCGTCTTCACGTCCGGAACCACCGGCGAGCCGCGCGGGGCGGTACACAGTCAGCGCTACCTGCCCGGCCAGCGCGCCCAGGCCCGGCACTGGCTCGGAGCCCGGGAGGGCGAGCTCGTCTGGTGCACGACGGCAAGCGGTTGGTCGAAGTCGGCCCGCAACGCATTCGTCGCTCCATGGCTGTGCGGCGCCGCGGCGATGATCCACGATGCCCGCTTCGATCCGGCCGAGCGCCTGGAGCTGATCGAGCAAGAGCGGGTCAACGTCCTCTGCCAGACCCCGACGGAGTACCGGATGCTCGCCACCCAAGCCCAGCTTCGGCCGCTCCCCGGTCTGCGCCGCGTGGTGTCGGCCGGCGAGCCCCTCAACGCCGAGGCGATCGAGGCCTTCCGCGAAACGGTGGGCCGCGACATCTCTGACGGCTATGGCCAGACCGAGACGGGTCACCTGACGGGGAACCTGGCCGGCGACCCGATCCGCGAGGGCTCGATGGGCAAGCCCCTGCCGGGGTTCCGGATTCGCGTTTCCGACGGCGAGCTCGAGGTCCACGTCCCAAGCTGCCCCACCTTCTTCAGGCGCTACCTCGACGAGGAGCCGTTCGTGGGCGAGTGGTGGGCGACGGGCGACCTGGTCACGCAGGACGACGACGGTTATCTCACCTTCGAGGGACGGCGCGACGACCTGATCCTCTCCTCGGGCTATCGCATCGGCCCGTTCGAGGTCGAGTCGGCACTGCTTTCCCATCCTGCCGTCGCCGAGGCGGCCGCCGTCTCGGCCCCTGATCCCGAGCGCGGAGCGGTGGTCCGCGCGATCGTCGTCCTGGACGGAGCCGAGCCGAGCGATGACCTGGTCCGAGAGCTCCAGGACCACTGCAAGCGGGTGGCCGCCCCTTACAAGTTCCCGCGCATCGTCGAGTTCGCGGACCGGCTGCCGAGGACGACGAGCGGGAAGATCAAGCGAGCGGCGCTGCGGGCCGCGGGATCGCCGAGCCCATAG
- a CDS encoding MFS transporter yields the protein MPRSPKAAFAGIFVVTLLSLTAVGAVLPVIPRYVRGPLGLSDVAVGVAVGAFAVTALASRPLAGHVADLRGRRPVVAAGALLAATAGLLYLVPAGFAGLIGARLVLGAGEAMVFTAGATWVVDLAPPDRRGRVIGLYGLAVWGGLSLGPPIGDALLRASSYDAVWGFSAICPFVGALVAMRIPDPHRPSLEPEARPLIARESVRPGIGISLASVGFAAMSSFIVLHLEAEGSGHGATAFTAFAATVVLTRLIGGDLPDRIGPLRCAAGAAVLESTALALIALAHGLPLALAGAIGMGMAFALLYPSLSLVAIESVSESRRGSALGTFTAFFDIGIGLGAVLTGFAAALGGYPAAFWLGSACALGSGWVATRALGRARAAAGVTAP from the coding sequence GTGCCACGCTCGCCCAAGGCCGCCTTCGCGGGCATCTTCGTCGTCACCCTGCTCTCGCTGACAGCGGTCGGCGCCGTTCTGCCCGTGATCCCGAGGTACGTCCGGGGACCGTTGGGCCTCAGCGACGTCGCGGTTGGCGTGGCGGTGGGCGCCTTCGCCGTCACGGCCCTGGCCAGCCGGCCGCTGGCGGGACACGTCGCCGACCTGCGCGGTCGCCGGCCCGTCGTCGCGGCGGGAGCGCTGCTGGCCGCCACCGCGGGGCTCCTGTACCTGGTGCCGGCGGGGTTCGCCGGCCTGATAGGCGCCCGCCTGGTGCTGGGCGCCGGAGAGGCGATGGTGTTCACGGCCGGGGCGACGTGGGTGGTCGACCTGGCGCCACCCGATCGGCGCGGACGAGTGATCGGGCTCTACGGCCTGGCGGTATGGGGAGGCCTCAGCCTGGGGCCTCCGATCGGCGACGCGTTGCTCCGCGCGTCCAGCTACGACGCGGTCTGGGGTTTCTCCGCCATCTGCCCCTTCGTGGGGGCGCTGGTCGCGATGCGAATCCCCGATCCGCATCGCCCCTCCCTGGAGCCCGAGGCGCGGCCCCTGATCGCGCGGGAGTCGGTGCGCCCCGGGATCGGGATCTCGCTCGCCAGCGTCGGGTTTGCCGCCATGTCCTCGTTCATCGTCCTCCACCTCGAGGCGGAGGGCTCCGGGCACGGCGCCACCGCGTTCACGGCCTTCGCGGCCACGGTCGTTCTGACGCGCCTGATCGGCGGCGACCTGCCCGACCGGATCGGCCCGCTCCGGTGCGCGGCGGGCGCGGCCGTGCTCGAGTCCACGGCGCTGGCGCTGATCGCCCTGGCCCACGGTCTTCCCCTGGCGCTCGCGGGCGCGATCGGGATGGGGATGGCCTTCGCCCTGCTCTACCCCTCGCTGTCGCTGGTGGCGATCGAGAGCGTCTCCGAGTCCCGCCGCGGCTCGGCTCTGGGGACCTTCACAGCCTTCTTCGACATCGGCATCGGCCTGGGCGCCGTCCTCACCGGCTTCGCCGCCGCGCTGGGCGGTTACCCGGCCGCCTTCTGGCTGGGCTCGGCGTGCGCTTTGGGCAGCGGATGGGTGGCGACCCGGGCCCTGGGCCGCGCGCGGGCGGCAGCCGGGGTCACGGCGCCCTGA
- a CDS encoding VOC family protein, with product MTIHRMDHAGVVVEDLPAAIAFFVELGLELEGEATVEGEWVDQLVGLDGVRADIAFVRTPDGHGRVELSTFHTPAATSTAPRAPMNTPGIPRLTFVVDAVDDVLDRLRAHGAELVGEVAQYVDIYRYCYVRGPDGIIIGLVEELR from the coding sequence GTGACGATCCACCGGATGGATCACGCCGGCGTTGTGGTCGAGGATCTCCCGGCTGCCATCGCGTTCTTCGTCGAACTGGGCCTGGAACTGGAGGGCGAGGCAACAGTCGAGGGTGAATGGGTAGACCAGCTCGTCGGGCTGGACGGCGTCCGAGCGGACATCGCCTTCGTGCGGACCCCTGACGGCCACGGCCGGGTCGAGCTGTCGACGTTCCACACGCCGGCGGCCACGAGCACTGCGCCGAGGGCGCCGATGAACACCCCGGGCATCCCTCGCCTCACGTTCGTCGTCGACGCCGTCGACGACGTCCTCGACCGCCTGCGCGCCCACGGCGCCGAACTCGTGGGCGAGGTGGCGCAGTACGTGGACATCTACCGGTACTGCTACGTCCGCGGCCCCGACGGCATCATCATCGGCCTGGTCGAGGAGCTCCGCTGA
- a CDS encoding radical SAM protein: MRWQSLTVEHEREAALPGFKEPARVRTFDAPEAVGTRFYEIRARSGINKVPERSRMPFRYTINPYRGCAHACVYCFARPTHTYLDFNAREDFEREIVVKVNLPEVVRAELARPSWRGDHVALGTNTDPYQWVEGRYRLMEGIWEAMRDYANPCSVLTKSPLLLRDIELMKQLVRVTEFTANLSVPTLDEKAWRETEPHTPHPRKRLEAVGELNRAGIPTGVLIAPLMPGINDAPEQVEEILELAGEGGARTIGGVGLHLRGEVREIWFDWLRSYRPDLVPRYEELYARGAYLPSPERERLSGMARRGRGASGGRGLRDLARESKAETGGGPARSRGSQTSLFPS; this comes from the coding sequence GTGCGCTGGCAGAGCCTGACCGTCGAGCACGAGCGTGAGGCTGCGCTGCCCGGTTTCAAGGAGCCGGCGCGGGTCCGCACCTTCGATGCGCCCGAGGCCGTTGGGACCCGCTTCTACGAGATCCGCGCGCGCTCCGGGATCAACAAGGTGCCCGAGCGCTCGCGAATGCCCTTCCGGTACACGATCAACCCGTACCGGGGATGTGCGCATGCCTGTGTTTATTGCTTCGCTCGCCCCACGCACACCTATCTCGACTTCAACGCCCGGGAGGACTTCGAGCGCGAGATCGTCGTCAAGGTAAATTTGCCCGAAGTGGTGCGCGCCGAGCTGGCACGTCCCTCCTGGCGTGGCGACCACGTGGCGCTGGGGACCAACACCGATCCGTACCAGTGGGTCGAGGGGCGCTACCGGCTGATGGAGGGGATCTGGGAGGCGATGCGCGACTACGCAAATCCCTGCTCGGTGCTGACCAAGTCGCCGCTGCTCCTGCGCGACATCGAGCTGATGAAGCAGCTCGTTCGGGTGACCGAGTTCACCGCCAACCTCTCGGTGCCCACCCTCGACGAGAAGGCGTGGCGCGAGACCGAGCCCCACACGCCCCACCCACGAAAGCGACTGGAGGCCGTGGGCGAGCTGAATCGGGCGGGCATCCCGACCGGCGTCCTGATCGCCCCCCTGATGCCGGGCATCAACGACGCTCCCGAGCAGGTGGAGGAGATCCTCGAGCTGGCTGGTGAAGGGGGCGCCCGGACGATCGGCGGGGTGGGGTTGCACCTGCGGGGCGAGGTGCGTGAGATCTGGTTCGACTGGCTGCGGTCCTACCGGCCCGATCTCGTTCCGCGTTACGAGGAGCTGTACGCGCGCGGCGCGTACCTACCGAGCCCGGAACGGGAGCGGCTCTCCGGCATGGCGCGACGGGGGCGCGGCGCCAGCGGCGGCCGCGGGCTGCGGGACCTGGCTCGCGAGTCCAAAGCCGAAACGGGCGGCGGCCCCGCGCGGTCGCGAGGGTCACAGACCAGCCTGTTCCCGAGCTAG
- a CDS encoding trypsin-like peptidase domain-containing protein, whose translation MDQSRLAGASAPAESSLPARPQGEPSGDSAALDAYSRAVVGVAESLAPAVASLRVQRRTRRGSLPVGAGSGVALTHDGFILTSAHVVAGPASGGRAAFTDGRELRFSVLGRDPLSDLAIVRAEDGGLTPAALGDADELRVGQLVVAIGNPHGLEGSVTAGVVSALGRALPAPAGRRAVRIIENVIQTDAALNPGSSGGALANGRGEVVGINTAIAGFGLGLAVPINAATRNIIGALMTEGRVRRGFLGVAGGPRPLPPRARDRWGDRTGVEVVEVVPGSPAERGGLRVGDLILELDGRAVSSASDLQQMMTAELIERPVRTWVWRSGDELSLELVPAELSQDGS comes from the coding sequence GTGGACCAATCGCGCCTCGCCGGCGCCTCGGCCCCGGCCGAGTCGTCACTCCCGGCGCGCCCGCAGGGCGAGCCGAGTGGAGACTCCGCGGCGCTCGACGCCTACTCCCGGGCTGTGGTCGGGGTGGCGGAGAGCCTCGCACCGGCGGTCGCCAGCCTGCGCGTTCAGCGGCGTACGCGTCGAGGGTCGTTGCCGGTGGGCGCCGGCAGCGGCGTCGCCCTCACGCACGACGGGTTCATCCTGACCTCGGCGCACGTCGTCGCCGGGCCGGCCAGCGGTGGCCGGGCAGCGTTCACCGACGGGCGCGAGCTCCGCTTCTCGGTGCTTGGCCGCGACCCTCTCTCTGACCTGGCCATCGTGCGGGCCGAGGACGGCGGGCTGACCCCGGCGGCGCTTGGCGACGCGGACGAGCTGCGCGTCGGCCAGCTGGTGGTGGCCATCGGGAACCCTCACGGCCTCGAGGGCTCGGTCACGGCCGGGGTCGTGTCGGCGCTCGGCCGCGCCCTGCCTGCTCCCGCCGGCCGTCGCGCAGTGCGAATCATCGAGAACGTGATCCAAACCGACGCCGCCCTCAACCCGGGTAGCTCCGGAGGCGCGCTCGCCAACGGCCGGGGAGAGGTGGTGGGCATCAACACGGCCATCGCAGGCTTCGGGCTCGGCCTGGCTGTGCCGATCAATGCGGCGACCCGCAACATCATCGGTGCCTTGATGACCGAGGGTCGCGTACGCCGCGGCTTCCTCGGCGTCGCCGGGGGGCCGCGCCCGCTTCCGCCCCGCGCCCGGGATCGCTGGGGCGACCGCACCGGCGTGGAGGTGGTCGAGGTCGTGCCCGGCAGCCCAGCCGAACGCGGCGGCCTCCGGGTCGGCGACCTGATCCTGGAGCTCGACGGCAGGGCGGTGTCGAGCGCCTCGGACCTCCAGCAGATGATGACCGCGGAGCTGATCGAGCGCCCGGTTCGCACCTGGGTCTGGCGCTCGGGAGACGAGCTGAGCCTGGAGCTGGTGCCCGCCGAGCTGAGCCAGGACGGCTCCTGA
- a CDS encoding S1C family serine protease, which produces MLDEIQSQVATVADTRGNAVVGIGRGWRFGSGTVIGPGRVLTAAHHVRSEGVTLTFAEERSVVAEPVGIDRDLGVAVLEADTGEIEPLAWAPADAEVEIGTAVVALANPGGRGLRASLGFVAAADRGFRGPRGRRISGAIEHTATLPRGSAGGPLLDAEGRLLGVNALRLEGGLIVALGPASGLRETAERLGRGEQAEGPFLGVAVAPAHVSRRMRRAVGLPEQDGLLVRGVEESSAAAQAGIAAGDLIVAAGGEPLDGIDALHRALDAAMTNGGLTLTVVRGTEERQVEVELAGVSV; this is translated from the coding sequence GTGCTCGATGAGATCCAGTCGCAGGTCGCAACCGTCGCCGACACCCGGGGCAACGCCGTGGTCGGAATCGGGCGCGGCTGGCGGTTCGGGTCGGGGACGGTGATCGGGCCCGGCCGGGTGCTGACGGCGGCGCATCACGTCCGTTCCGAGGGGGTCACGCTGACCTTCGCCGAGGAGCGGAGCGTGGTCGCAGAACCGGTAGGCATCGACCGCGACCTGGGTGTGGCGGTGCTGGAGGCGGATACGGGCGAGATCGAGCCACTGGCGTGGGCGCCGGCCGACGCGGAGGTCGAGATCGGCACCGCTGTGGTGGCGCTGGCCAATCCCGGCGGGCGTGGCCTCCGGGCCAGCCTCGGCTTCGTGGCGGCGGCGGACCGTGGCTTTCGCGGTCCTCGCGGCAGACGGATATCCGGCGCGATCGAGCACACGGCGACGCTGCCTCGCGGCTCGGCCGGCGGACCTCTGCTCGACGCCGAGGGCCGCCTGCTCGGGGTCAACGCGCTACGGCTGGAAGGCGGGCTGATCGTCGCGCTCGGTCCCGCGTCGGGACTGCGCGAGACGGCGGAGCGCCTGGGGCGCGGCGAGCAGGCCGAGGGGCCTTTCCTGGGCGTCGCGGTGGCGCCGGCGCATGTGTCGCGCCGGATGCGGCGGGCCGTTGGGCTGCCGGAGCAAGATGGCCTGCTCGTTCGAGGCGTCGAGGAATCGAGCGCGGCGGCTCAGGCGGGGATCGCGGCCGGTGACCTGATCGTCGCCGCTGGCGGCGAGCCCTTGGACGGGATCGACGCCCTGCACCGAGCTCTGGACGCGGCCATGACAAACGGCGGGCTGACGCTCACCGTGGTTCGCGGCACCGAGGAACGCCAGGTCGAGGTGGAGCTGGCGGGGGTCAGCGTCTGA
- a CDS encoding helix-turn-helix domain-containing protein, with amino-acid sequence MPANRDRAVSSVLSEGDPPTTVQVDSASLASRALSEALDSVGDRWTLLIVASLLGGAKRFGELQQELGGIAPNVLSGRLRRLTEQRLVLAEPYSRRPERFVYELTERGRGLAGALRLLAQWGAPQTGGAAVVHAACGNPLEAVWYCPTCQSPVPDDETDELDYA; translated from the coding sequence ATGCCCGCCAACCGCGACAGAGCCGTTTCATCGGTGCTCAGCGAGGGCGACCCGCCTACCACGGTCCAGGTCGACTCCGCCTCGCTCGCCTCCCGGGCGCTGTCTGAGGCGCTCGATTCCGTCGGCGACCGCTGGACGCTCTTGATCGTCGCCTCCCTGCTGGGCGGCGCGAAGCGATTCGGGGAGCTTCAGCAGGAGCTGGGTGGGATCGCTCCCAACGTCCTCTCGGGCCGTCTGCGGCGGCTCACCGAGCAGCGCCTGGTGCTCGCCGAGCCGTACTCGCGCAGGCCGGAGCGCTTCGTCTACGAGCTGACCGAGAGGGGGCGCGGACTGGCGGGCGCGCTGCGTCTGCTCGCCCAATGGGGAGCGCCCCAGACCGGCGGCGCCGCGGTGGTGCACGCCGCCTGCGGCAACCCGTTGGAGGCGGTGTGGTACTGCCCCACCTGCCAGTCGCCCGTGCCGGACGACGAGACCGACGAGCTCGATTACGCCTGA
- a CDS encoding VOC family protein, translating to MRLDGIHHVTAITADAQRNVDFYVGVLGLRMVKKTVNQDNPTVYHLFYADEKGDPGSDLTFFEYPGIPAGRAGDGMVHRIVWRVGSTDALEFWAARLGERGVEAQGADGRLRFADPEGLDHELLVPEAGDEPLAANHPEIPAEFALQGFDGARAYAFEPDRSAELLADTLQFARHGDGEESASWEARGERRGSIYAYDEPPADTGLQGAGSVHHVAWASSIEDHEAWRDRVVAAGMRPTPVIDRFYFRSVYFREPSGVLFEIATLGPGFTVDEPLESLGEKLSLPPFIEAMRDEIEATVRPITNPRTGVSTQA from the coding sequence ATGAGACTCGACGGAATCCACCACGTGACGGCGATCACGGCCGACGCCCAGCGCAACGTCGACTTCTACGTGGGCGTGCTCGGACTGCGGATGGTGAAGAAGACCGTCAACCAGGACAACCCGACCGTCTACCACCTCTTCTACGCGGACGAGAAGGGCGACCCGGGCTCCGACTTGACCTTCTTCGAATACCCGGGCATCCCCGCCGGGCGGGCGGGCGACGGGATGGTCCATCGCATCGTCTGGCGGGTCGGGTCGACAGACGCGCTCGAGTTCTGGGCCGCACGGCTCGGGGAGCGCGGGGTGGAGGCTCAGGGGGCCGACGGTCGACTTCGGTTCGCCGATCCAGAGGGCCTCGACCACGAGCTGCTGGTGCCGGAGGCCGGCGACGAGCCGCTGGCCGCCAATCATCCCGAGATCCCGGCCGAGTTCGCGCTGCAGGGCTTCGACGGTGCGCGCGCCTACGCGTTCGAACCCGATCGAAGCGCTGAATTGCTCGCCGACACGCTGCAGTTCGCGCGTCACGGGGATGGCGAAGAAAGTGCTTCCTGGGAGGCGAGGGGGGAGAGGCGCGGGTCGATCTACGCCTACGACGAACCGCCTGCCGACACCGGCCTGCAGGGCGCCGGCAGCGTCCATCACGTCGCCTGGGCGTCGTCCATCGAGGACCACGAGGCCTGGCGCGACCGGGTCGTCGCCGCCGGGATGAGGCCCACCCCCGTGATCGACCGCTTCTACTTTCGCTCGGTCTATTTCCGCGAGCCGAGCGGGGTCCTGTTCGAGATCGCCACCCTGGGCCCCGGCTTCACCGTCGACGAGCCGCTCGAGAGCCTCGGCGAGAAGCTCTCGCTGCCGCCGTTCATCGAGGCTATGCGGGACGAGATCGAGGCCACGGTGCGCCCGATCACCAACCCTCGCACCGGGGTGTCCACTCAGGCGTAA